The Pseudomonas fluorescens nucleotide sequence CTGCTGCTGCAGATATCAATTCGATACTTGATGCGGACAAGGCCGCCGAGCTGTTGCGCCGTGTGAATGCTGACGTTGAAGAAACGATTTCCAGGGATGATTCCGGAAAGTATATGGTTGTGAGAACGCCAAACCTTCGCTTTAGAGGCTTGCTTATTAAGCGCATGGGAGTACTTCGAGAATCGGGAACCACTGAAGATAAGTCTTCGATTGCGCCATTTGGAAGCATCAGGAAGCATGCACCTCATAATCGATAAGTGACGCATTGTTCGCACTCAATTCGACTATCCATCCCCTAAAGGCTCGCCATTCTGGCGGGCCTTTTTAGTTTCTACTCCCCAGTGCGGGAGGAATCGAGATGCCAAACATGCCTGAGAAGGACCCCGGCCTGTGGGCCGCAGTGATTGCCTGGGTGATCGCCCACCAGCCACAGCTCTACGCTGCTGGCCTGTCCGTTGTAATCGCCGCGCTGCGCGTTGTGTACGGCGGCGGAACACGCCGGCAGATGTTCTTGGAGGGCGCCTTGTGCGGACTCATCACCCTGGCCCTGGTGCCACTGCTCGAATGGATGGGCCTACCGCAGGGCATGGCCACCTTCGCCGGCGGTGCTGTCGGCTTCATGGGTGTGGAGAAGCTGCGCGGCTACTCCGACCTGTTCCTGTCTCGCAAAGCGCAAGGGTGACCCCATGATCACGCTGACTGACGTCAACCGCCGCCAGCACTATCTGGCTCCAACCGCCATTGCCCGCGTGCAGGAGGCCGGCACCAGCTCGCAGTGGCACGGCATCTGCGCCATCGTCCACACGTTCGACGGCCAGGTGCTGGAGGTGCGTGAGCGAGCTGCCGATATCGCGCAGCAGCTCAACATGCGTAGGACTGAGTGATGGCCTGCAGCGGATGCGCCGCCCGGCGCGAATGGATCAACAAATGGACAAAGGTGGCATATGAGCGAGCCAAGCAAATCATTGTCGGTGGCGACGATCGTACCGGCAGTAAAGAGCCATCCGGACAATCCCCACCCCGTAATGGGGACCAAGGTTCTGCTGAGTGATGGTAGCGAGCTGAATGGCGTGACGAGTGTGGAGCTCAAGGCTTCGGTCGAGGACGGTGTGTGGCATGCAGTTATCACTGTCCTGCCGCGCGAGATCCCGACTATCTGCGCCAACGCACGGTTCGTTGAGGTGGGTATCTCCGACCTCAAGAGCACTGCCCGCGAGCACGCTCGGGTGGCGCCATGAGTATGCGACAGGTGTCGCTGCTGGGGCGGATGCTGGCCGAACAGGTGAAGCAGACCGAACTGCTGCAGCAGATCGCAAAGAACCAGGTGGTACTGATCCAGGCTCTGGCCGATGAGCAGGACGTGGATGTTGATGAAATACCGATGACCTACCTGAGCGGCGCGCCCGTTCATGGCGGTCGCTGATGGCCAGGCTCACCTCCCTCAAGCCTCCCATGCAGGCCCAGCCGTCCCGGCTTGCCTCGGTGAACTCTGACTCGTGGCGATCAACCAAGGGCACGGCCGCGCAACGTGGGTATGGGTACAAGTGGCAGAAGGCGCGAGTCGGCTGGCTTGAAGCTCACCCGCTGTGCGTGTACTGCCAGCGCGAAGGGCGTGTAACTGAAGGCTCAGTCGTCGACCACATCATCCCGCACAGAGGCGACATGAAGCTGTTCTGGGATCGGAGCAACTGGCA carries:
- a CDS encoding HNH endonuclease; protein product: MARLTSLKPPMQAQPSRLASVNSDSWRSTKGTAAQRGYGYKWQKARVGWLEAHPLCVYCQREGRVTEGSVVDHIIPHRGDMKLFWDRSNWQTLCRPCHDVVKAAEEASGLIG
- a CDS encoding phage holin, lambda family, with translation MPNMPEKDPGLWAAVIAWVIAHQPQLYAAGLSVVIAALRVVYGGGTRRQMFLEGALCGLITLALVPLLEWMGLPQGMATFAGGAVGFMGVEKLRGYSDLFLSRKAQG